The sequence below is a genomic window from Bos javanicus breed banteng chromosome 5, ARS-OSU_banteng_1.0, whole genome shotgun sequence.
CATACCCTCAGGGCCGGAAGGCCCAGCCTCCCATCTAACACTTGAATCACGTGGCAATATTCATGTGAGGAGTACTTGACACCTACACTGAGGAGTCCCACCTAGCTGCTAGACAGCTTTGGAATTGTACTTTTCTTATTCTGAGCTGCAGTATGTTTCTTTAGAGCTATTACACTTCTGTGTCCCTCCAAGGGAGCATGAAACAAATAGAAACTCTCCTTTAGAGGACAGTCTTTTTGGTTTCTCAAGGCACCTCTCACACCCTCAAACGCCCAACTTTTCCTGTAGGCTTGTCCTCCCATCTTCAGGGCTTCTCCTCTGAAGGTGCTTCCGCGGGTCGTCTTACCTCCCAGGGCCAACAGCTCCCTCCAGCAATCCAGGCGTGATGGGGCCGACTGGATGGGCACTCCTTCTCCCAGAGcctctactctctctctctctctctctctttggcctCTGCTTTCTAGAGCCGCGGTCCACAACTCTCCATCCTTTCGTTAGACATCAACCTCCCGGCCCCTTCTATACGCCACATCTCTCCGGCTGGAGGGAGCTCCTCAACATCGTCTCCCCATATTGTGCCTAGCACAGGCCTGCCACAGAGTAGTTTCTCTAAAACCGCTGGTGGAATCAAACAATCTATAAGTGCTCCTGGGAAACTATCAGAATCCTAGATCTCTAGCAAGGCGGCAAAATTCGGAAGCCGAAATCTAGTAGCTGTGCGGCCCCACCCTCCGGCCCACCCTCTCCCAAGATTGCCTCACCTAGCTGCTCAGGCTATCCCGCTCCAACTCTCGCCTTTCCCTTTAATCACTTCCTCCAACTTGGGGCCTATAATACCTGATGTCTCCCAATAAGGTGTTTCAATTAGGAAAGACTTTAACTTCTGCTGATACACAAAACGGTAATGTCGTCGGTACCATGGCCACGCCCCTTTACTTAACGTAGTCGGGGCGAACCGGAAGGGATTGCTCAACCCTTAGTTCGTAGACCCGGAAGTAGACGAACCTCACGGAAGCCGGCCTTGGCCCTGCGGCTGCTGCCGTCGCCGCGGAGAAAGTGTTGGAACTGGCAGCCTAGGAATGGTGAGACTTCGCGGTTCGCCTTTGAGGATTCTGAGGAGAGTTGGGGGTGAAATGGGGTTTCCCAGAATGCTGCCGGGTACGATCCCCCCAGGTTTGGGGCCCCGCCCCGGTAGCGCCCCGAAAATCTGCGCATGCGTGGGCCGGACCGGGCCAGAATCTGGTCCGAGAAGTTACGCATGCGCAAAGGTAGCATGCCAAAGGTGGGGTGAGAATTAGCCTGGGAGTTGACTCCCTTCCCCCGCCACCGGCCCCTGGGGCTTGAATCAAGGCTCCGAGAGCATCAGGGTTCATTCGGCGCTTTGCTTTTGAGTTGCAGTACTGACTTCACCACTTGTATCCCGAGCCCCTGAAACAGACCCGGACAAATTCCCTACTTTGGGTGTGCATTTGGCGGGGAGAACGAAGGGCGGAGGGCCAGAGAAGGAAGGGGACGCAGACCCTGCCTCAGTGTAACGGCGGCATCGGGCTATTCACCCTTTCCCCAAGTGGCTGAACTCCCAACCGTATCCAGTGGAGCTGTTTGACGAGCGCTTCCTGGTCAGAAGCGTCCCTGATCAGGAGGGGCAGGACCGGATAGTCCCCAGCACCTGAGTTCTCCGGGTCTTAGGCGAGGGTCCCCCAGACGGCGGTTGATGTTTGCTCAGTGACCAAGCCGCGTTTTTCAACTTCCACGAAGTAACGCCCTCTAAATCTTTACCCAAagcttcaaatgaaaaaaaaaaaaaaaggtagactgGTTGGAGTCctatctccttttcctttcccgTGCTTTGGACTGGGAGGGGAGCTGAGTGGGCAGCTGACAAAGCAAAAGTGAGCCAAGAATCTTTTGTTTCTTGCTAGTTTGGAGTCAAGGCCCTTCACCTAGGGGCTGTTAGTAGAATTAGAGGGGTTTGTGAACTTCCTGAAATGTGTACATTTTTCTAGGGTCCCTAGCTTTTATCACTGTCTCAGAGATGTTGGTGACCTTCAAAAGGCTACTGGTTTATTAGGGTCATATTGGCAGAATATATTGTGTCTTTTCTGGTGTTTTTGCTAGCTTATGGGATGCTGAGGACCAGTTCCAGTATAAGGAGGTGAGGCTGGCCAGATGGAAATCTGAGCCTCAGGGAGCCTCATTTCTCCTTTGCAGAATCTCCTCTCGGCCTCTAAGCTCACCTGGTCAGAATCCTTGGATGAGCCTGTGGGACCCTTCCTTCTAGCCCTGTGGTTTGGAACCAGTGGCTTTGGGACTGTAAGAGGATGGACAAAGGTAGTATGAGGCCGGGCCAGCTCCCCAAACGCTCAGGCGCCAAGCATCTGCTGATTCCACCCCGTGCCTGGCACGTGTGTCTTTCGGTCCTGGCTGGGCATTGCCACCTCCCCCTGGGCCAGCACCACCCACGTACCTCTCGGCAGAGGCCACAATTGACTGACTTTCTGTTGAGCTGCTGCTCTTTGGCATGGCTGCATTTTGATGGCAGAGGGAGCAGTTATGCCCAGAGCCCGGTGTGTCGGCATCACCAGTCTGACCTGAGCACCATGTGCTGCACGACATGACACGTGGCACCGGGAGAACTGCCCAGCGTGGAAGGTCTGGGCccagatgggactggatggccaAGGAACTCCCACCTTAAAACCTCAAATGtgaaggaggcaggggagggaccAAGAGGGCTGGCTGGGAAAGGGGGGCTGAGGAGGGGTCCCCTGTGCAGAGGCTCAAGGCTCTGCTTGGCAATTAGGAGCTCTGACTTCaccacttctcttttttctagATTCTCAGGGGCTGCTAGATTCATCCCTCATGGCATCGGGCACTGCCAGCCGCTCAGAGGATGAGGAGTCACTGGCAGGGCAGAAGCGGGCCTCCTCTCAGGCCTTGGGAACCATCCCTAAACGGAGAAGCTCCTCTAGGTAATAAGGATTTGAAGGGCCAGAAACtgagactgcagcatgccttCACCCCTGCACCCCTCTGGGGCCTGCGTTGGCAGAGGCTTGTGCTTTTCCTGACCTTACTAAGTATCTCCTTGAGACTGACCAAGGGAGGGAGATCTTAGGTCTTTGATGTGAAGTCTTTGTAGTGTGGTACCCTGTCATCTCAGAGGGGTGGAGCATAGAGGTTCCATGCCTCGACCACTGAGCCAGAGCAGTGAGCACTCTGACTGCTGGGAACCTGCTCTTCTTTGGAGGCTGGGTGTGGGTGAGTGGGTACTGGGGGTGGGGCGTGGAGAGCTCACTGAGTAGGTTCACTCTTCACAGGTTCATCAAGAGGAAGAAGTTCGATGATGAGCTGGTGGAGAGCAGCCTGGCTAAGTCCTCTACCCGGGCGAAGGGGGCCAGTGGGGTGGAACCAGGGCGCTGTTCGGGGAGCGAACCTTCCTCCAGTGAGAAGAAGAAGGTGAGGATTGGGAGAATGGGGAGTagcagggggtgggggccagTGCCAGATTTCGTGTTTCCCCACAACCTCCGCCAGCTGGCAAGAGCCCTGCAGAGGAGGCTTGTGAGAGGATCAAGCCGCCCCAGCCCCAACCTTAGATGCCTCCCTCCTGGGAGCCCATCTCACTACTCCCGCTTTCTTGCTGCataccccccaccaccaccaccctgtcAGCGCATCCTGTATCACATTCTGTGTGGGAGGCATAGAGCGTGCATCTATTCTGGGAGCAGACAGCCTGTTCCCAGCATTGCTGGGTGTAAAAATAACCCCCAGGTGGCATTGCTCTGGCCCCAGACACTGTACCAGCAAGAGTGTTTTCCTGgtatcctccccacccaccctccacACCGGGGCTGGGGGCACCATCACCAAAAAGAAGACCCCATATGGTCTAGGACTGTGTAGAAGTACTTTGATGGGGGCGGGAACGGGGAGGGGCTGGTATTagaaagctgagctccctgcctgTGGCTTCTTGTTGGGTGGGGCTGTACAAAGCTCTGGGTCTGAAACCCCAGCTGCCCTGGTGCCAGCTCTGAGCTCACTCTactcctgccctctgcccaggTGTCCAAGACCCCCAGCACACCGGTgccacccagccctgccccagcccctggacTCACCAAGCGTGTGAAGAAGAGCAAACAGCCGCTGCAGGTGACCAAGGACCTGGGCCGCTGGAAGCCTGCGGACGACCTCCTGCTCATCAATGCCGTGCTGCAGGTAGTGCTTCCTACCACAGGGGTcttgttcccttttccccactgcTTCCAGTTCTCAGCCCCCAGCTAGCCTGGCAGTGTCTGGAGGTGGCATGGGAGGGTATTTCCCAGTTCCAAAGCTGGAACAAACTGCTCTGGGGTCTTGCAGACCAATGACCTGACATCTGTCCACCTGGGTGTGAAGTTCAGCTGCCGCTTCACCCTGCGGGAAGTCCAGGAGCGCTGGTATGCCCTGCTCTACGATCCTGTCATCTCCAAGTGAGTGAGCTGGCCCCGGTGGCAGCACGGTACTGGGGACACCAGGATTTGGTTCTGGAACAGAAAGAATTGTAcaagggagggggctgggaggcaTGGCTCCCTGGGGCCTGGAATTCTCTGAGATGATACCAAGACCTCCCAGGCTTTGGGGGGAAGCTTCTTCCCGATATCAACCTTGCTAGTCCAGGCTGGATGCTGAGAAAAAGGGCCTGGAAGCCGAGGAAGTAGCACTAGAGAAAACACCAGAATGAATGCTGGGAGCCCTGTCTTACTGCCATATGCATGGTGGTTTAGGGTGGTCCCCTTCAGCTTTCCCACACTGACCTCCCACAGTTTCTTCCTTCATAAGAAGTGGTTGGAACAGAAGAACACCAGGGTCCCTTCTAGTTCTAGCAGTCCAAGTTCCAGATACACCTGTGCACACGCACAACACACACACTTCCTCCTCGGGCACTTCATTTGACGTTATCAGAATAATGCTTAACATCCATCTTCTACCCCACAGACACTGGTGCCACTTAAGCTATAGCCACAGCCCTGATACACCAGGAAATGCTCAGGGCGTGGTTTGGGGAAGAGGAGGTGTCTAGTGGGTGGCCGCTTTAGCCAAGTAAGGGCGAAGGTCTTGGGGCAGGAACAGCAACTGGTCTTAGGATTGCCCTCAGGACTGGCCTCTAGGCAGCTGTGCCCTTGAGTCTCCTCGCAGGGTTGAGCACAGGAgcctgagttttctgaattgcCTGTTCACGTTTTTGACAAACCCACGAGGCCACAGGTGCCTTGCTCATGACCCTCGGGCTCTTCTGTTGAGGGCCTGGATCTTTGAGTTGTGGATTGCAAAGGCCTGCAGGCTTTGAAGAAGTAGGAACCCCAGATTGCTTGACACCATGTCTTCAACCCTCCCGTGctttctgtctcctttcttccCAGGCTGGCCTGCCAGGCCATGAGACAGCTGCACCCAGAGGCCATTGCAGCCATCCAGAGCAAGGCACTGTTTAGCAAGGCTGAGGAACAGCTGCTGAGCAAAGTGGGATCGGTAAGGCTGAGGGCCAGTAAGGCTAGAGGGTAGGGTGGGAACCAGTCACCTGGAAAACTGACTGCAGGGAGGCTGTACTGCCTGGGGACCTACCCTGCAGACACATGGACACCTGCAGGGCCTCTGGACGGGGTCCTCTGGGAGAGCCAAGCCTGGCTCCTGGCTGGCAGGAgctgtcactttttccatctcCTGATGGGGACTGGGGCAGGGGGCTCAGATGGTGAGGCAGGGGCAGGACAAGGAAACCCTGATGCCCAGAGCATACTCCCTGCCCTCCAGACCAGCCAGCCCACCTTGGAGACCTTCCAGGACCTGCTGCACAGACACCCCGATGCCTTCTACCTGGCCCGTACTGCCAAGGCTCTGCAGGCCCACTGGCAGCTCATGAAGCAGTATTACCTATTGGAGGACCAGACAGGTAACTGGGCCCAGGATCTGGCAGCGTGGGGGTGCGTATGTATGAGTGTGGAGGGGGCTGGATGCAGCCGCCCTCAGTGCCTTGCAACAAATCCTCAGTGGTTCCCAGGGTCTTGTTCACCTCTTTTTGCAGCAGAAACCACTTCCTTCCAAAGGGAGGGAGCATGGCTGGAATGGTCTTGATGGTAAAGGTAGCCAGAATTGCCTAGAATCCTGAGCAGAAAGACTGAACAAAGGGTCTCCCACTTCTCGATTAGTTTGCTTTTTTGACATGTTTGACAATTACATAAATACCACGTTAATATTTTCTTCATGAGTAACTTTCAAACTTGAGTAAAATGCAAAAGTCTCTTTCGGTGCTCACCCTCCCCCCTTTCCTTCCTTGGAGATAAAGACCTTTTTCTCTAAGCCTTTctgtcctttccctctctccacttTCCTCCCACCGGGCTGTGGGGCTGCCTTCAGGCCACTCAGAAATCCCCGCGGGGGCTTCACACCCAAGCtgcctgtctttctctttcccaggGGTCAGAATGCTCTCCGATCGCTCTCTTCCCTTGCCAACAAGACACTCACTCTCCTAATGAGTATTAGGAAAGTGGTCCGATTGGATGGGAAGAAACTCTTCAGTTGGATTTAAGATTCAGGGTCAGACCTGCATAGTCCGAGCACACTTTACTCTCGCTTCTTAAGTACTATTGCATGTTGGCTGCCATGTAGTGGTTCACACTGATCTGAAAATCAGGCCGTGGTTCTGCCCTTCACCCTACTCACTAGGTCTTGTAGCTTCTGGATAATAGAAGATTCCTACCAGAGGATTTTAGGAAATCTTGTCAGGAGAGGCCCCATCTTCTCTTCCTGAGGATCTTTGAATTCAGTATGCAGTGCGCCACCTCCTTTATTCCTGCAGCTTCCTGCAGCAGATCTCTGCTGCTCGCCCAGGCTCAGCTGTCACTGACCTCCCACAGAGAGAGCAGACACCGgataaagtttatttttgctgCTACAGCTAGCTCCTTTGTCACTCTTTTGAAAGTTATCTTGTGTAAATTTGCTAACGTAAAGGTATAACTTTTCAAGAGTCATGTTTTGTGAGTATTTGATTTCTTGGCTATTTGGTGCTTGGAGTCTCTAGCAATAGGGAGCATAAATTGCTTACTTTTCAAGTCAGCTGGGTGTTAGGTTGGTAGGATTCAGGCAGCTGTGGCAGGGTGACTGCCCCAGCCCCATCTCCCACCCAGTCTGGACTAAGGTGACGGCGGCGGGGGGAGAGGCGGTAGTGATGGAGCATTTGTGGCTCCTGTACAGCCCCACTGTTGCTTCCCCAGCAGTGATGACATCTCAGGGGTTGTCAGGCTCCTAAGCCAGCAGTTTCACTAGCTAGTGGAGCTCTTGCTGAGCAGATATTGCAATCCTAGGAACCACTGACCATGAAGCAGGAATTCTCAGATTTGGGGACCCTAGCCCTTTCTACATTTTGACCACAAAGAACTGAAAAACTTTCATaaaactttt
It includes:
- the MCRS1 gene encoding microspherule protein 1 isoform X1 → MDKDSQGLLDSSLMASGTASRSEDEESLAGQKRASSQALGTIPKRRSSSRFIKRKKFDDELVESSLAKSSTRAKGASGVEPGRCSGSEPSSSEKKKVSKTPSTPVPPSPAPAPGLTKRVKKSKQPLQVTKDLGRWKPADDLLLINAVLQTNDLTSVHLGVKFSCRFTLREVQERWYALLYDPVISKLACQAMRQLHPEAIAAIQSKALFSKAEEQLLSKVGSTSQPTLETFQDLLHRHPDAFYLARTAKALQAHWQLMKQYYLLEDQTVQPLPKGDQVLNFSDAEDLIDDSKLKDMRDEVLEHELTVADRRQKREIRQLEQELHKWQVLVDSITGMSSPDFDNQTLAVLRGRMVRYLMRSREITLGRATKDNQIDVDLSLEGPAWKISRKQGVIKLKNNGDFFIANEGRRPIYIDGRPVLCGSKWRLSNNSVVEIASLRFVFLINQDLIALIRAEAAKITPQ
- the MCRS1 gene encoding microspherule protein 1 isoform X2, translated to MASGTASRSEDEESLAGQKRASSQALGTIPKRRSSSRFIKRKKFDDELVESSLAKSSTRAKGASGVEPGRCSGSEPSSSEKKKVSKTPSTPVPPSPAPAPGLTKRVKKSKQPLQVTKDLGRWKPADDLLLINAVLQTNDLTSVHLGVKFSCRFTLREVQERWYALLYDPVISKLACQAMRQLHPEAIAAIQSKALFSKAEEQLLSKVGSTSQPTLETFQDLLHRHPDAFYLARTAKALQAHWQLMKQYYLLEDQTVQPLPKGDQVLNFSDAEDLIDDSKLKDMRDEVLEHELTVADRRQKREIRQLEQELHKWQVLVDSITGMSSPDFDNQTLAVLRGRMVRYLMRSREITLGRATKDNQIDVDLSLEGPAWKISRKQGVIKLKNNGDFFIANEGRRPIYIDGRPVLCGSKWRLSNNSVVEIASLRFVFLINQDLIALIRAEAAKITPQ